The genome window TGATCAGGTCCTGCAGGTACTGCGGAGAGATCGGGTCCAGGGCTTCGGTGGCGGTGGGCAGGCCCATTTCGGCCAGGTCCAGGAGCAACTGGCGACCAATGTGCAGGCCGTCCTGGATCTTGAACGAGTCGTCCAGGTACGGGTCGTTGATCAAGCCTTTCCAGCCGACGGTGGTGCGCGGTTTCTCGAAATAGACGCGCATCACCAGGTATAGGGTGTCGGACACTTCCGCCGCCAGCACTTTGAGGCGCTCGGCGTACTCGTGGGCAGCCTTGAGGTCGTGGATCGAGCAAGGCCCGATGACGACGAACAGACGGTGGTCGGTGCCATCGAGAATGTCACGGATGACTTCGCGGCCCTTGGTGACGGTCTGCAGGGCAGCGTCGCTCAAAGGGATTTCGCGCTTGAGCTGATCGGGCGTGATCAGGGTCTCGTTGGATTCGACGTTTAGGTCATTGATCGGTAAATCAGCCATCGTGTTACTCGTCAGGGTCACGGGTGCCGGCCGCCAGCCATCCCCGTGCGGCGGAGCACAGCATGATTTGAATGCAGGGGGGAGGAACCTTAGCGCGTAACACCGGCCCGCGACAATGGGCAAAGCCCGCTTTAATCCAGTGCTGGCGCCACAAAGGCTTCATGGGAGAACTCACTGGCATGGCGCGATACCCATTCACGGGCGAGGGCTTCGAGTTGTTGGGGGGTTGGCTCGGCGTCTTCGTGCTGGCGGCAATAGCGCTCTATCCGGCATGCTTGCTCACCCATGCGCGCACCGAACAACGCATGTTCATCGGTAAACGAGACACCGACGCGGTAGCCGTTTTCCACCTTGCGGCACCACGCCACATAGCCTGGGTAGCGTGCGCTGGCGCCCAGGGAGGGGATGTGCAGATCAACCGCCGTGCCTTCGCGCCAGGCGCGTGGCCAATGGCAGGCGATGCCGCCCAGGCCGATAGTGTGTAGGCGTTGGCGGGGTATGGCGGGAGAGGGACGTTGGATTAACTCGACAGCGACATCATCAGGGTGAGGTAAAAAACGACCCATGTACACGGACTCCGAGCACCGTCCAATTGACGGCGGTGGCAGCAGTATAGTGAAGGAACTGGAATTGACCGACCTGGATATTGACCAGCAATTGCTGGGATTGCCAGGTATTTCTCTACTCATCTTTACCAGCGCAGGGTGTTCCAGTTGCCGCTGGGCACGCCAGCAACTGCCGGGCTGGCCGTTACCGGTGGACCGGCTTTGCTGGGTGGACGCCGGGCATAATGGTGGTGCGGTCGAACGCTACCAGATCTTTCATTTGCCGGCGCTGTTCGTGGTGTGCGAGGGTCAATTCCTTGGGCAGATACAGACACGTCTTACGCGTGATGACGTTTTCGATGCCGTAAAACAGGCACTCACCCGTTCACCTGAGGATTTGCCATGACAGCAGTTAGCCCCCAGTCGCCACGCATCGGCATTATCGGCACAGGTGCCATTGGTGGTTTCTACGGATTGATGCTGGCGCGTGCAGGTTTCGATGTGCACTTTCTGTTGCGCAGTGAATACGCGGCGGTCAGCGAGCACGGCCTGCACTTGAACAGCACGGTGCACGGTGCCCTGCATCTGCATCCGGTGCAGGCCTATGCCCGCGCTGCCGATATGCCGCCGTGCGACTGGCTGCTGGTGGGCACCAAGTCGACCGGCAACGTCGAATTGGCCCCGACCCTCGCCCAGGTGGCCGCGCCGGATGCCAAGGTGGTGTTGCTGCAAAACGGCCTCGATGTAGAAGACAGCCTGCGTGAACACTTGCCCGCGTCGCTGCACCTGCTGGGGGGCTTGTGCTACATCGGTGTGCATCGTTCTGCCCCCGGTGTTGTCGAGCACCAGGC of Pseudomonas azotoformans contains these proteins:
- a CDS encoding PilZ domain-containing protein, with amino-acid sequence MGRFLPHPDDVAVELIQRPSPAIPRQRLHTIGLGGIACHWPRAWREGTAVDLHIPSLGASARYPGYVAWCRKVENGYRVGVSFTDEHALFGARMGEQACRIERYCRQHEDAEPTPQQLEALAREWVSRHASEFSHEAFVAPALD
- a CDS encoding YbbN family protein, whose product is MYTDSEHRPIDGGGSSIVKELELTDLDIDQQLLGLPGISLLIFTSAGCSSCRWARQQLPGWPLPVDRLCWVDAGHNGGAVERYQIFHLPALFVVCEGQFLGQIQTRLTRDDVFDAVKQALTRSPEDLP